The Strix aluco isolate bStrAlu1 chromosome 21, bStrAlu1.hap1, whole genome shotgun sequence sequence taaagcttcagcTACCATCTTCCTTCATGGGCagagaaattttccttttctacttCACACATATTTGTGTGAAGAGATCAGAGACTTTGCTCACGTGCAGTAACTCCTAGTTGCTAATAAGGCATAATAATAGTCTGACTTTCAGAGCTACTTAGCAACTGCAGCTTCTGGTGTTGAACATATGCTCAGTGCCTCTGAAAACTGCAACTAATAACAGAGGTATTTAGAGGGATTATTAAAAGTGCAGGTTTACATCTTTTACAAGGAATCTAGCTAGCTCAATTATTTTAGTGAGTAAAATCACAGACTAACTTCAATATCATTATGTATACATTTAATCCTGTCCTATGAAAatcaaacatgaagaaaatggaTCTGGTCCTGAAAGTTTTAATCATTAATTTTACTAAAAcagtttttaacattaaaataaactcAATTGTAGTTAAATTGATTCAGATTCCTATCAGGATTTTTACTTTAGTGACAAATAGTCTGTGAGACAGATCTCCAACTATTTTTAATTCAAGTGAGCAAAAATCTGTAAACTTTTCACACCCATTTTGCTTAGTCCATCATTTGCTGCTACAGTTTCAGAAGTCAAAATATGACATTAGACAAGAAGAATTAAACAGACTTACCTATTATTGTGATGTTTAGAATATTGCTAGTTTTCATACCACTGGAGTGATTATTTCTAGCATCACATTTGTatccttttttgtcattttgtctaATATTTTCATCCAAGAACGTAGCATATGTGTCATTAGTTACTATTGTCTTAACTTCGTTTCCTTTGTGGAATCTGAATGTTATTGGCGGTGTTCCCATCGCTGAACGACAGATTAACCGTAGAGGCTTCCCTAACACCACCTCCGGTAAACCACTGACGACAGAAAGAGTTGGCTTGGAGACTGGAGCTAAAAggggaataaagaaaacaaactgttgCAAATTACACCACATAAGGCTGAAAGATACTATTTTACAGAAAGCATATAAACATACAATATTTAGCTAGTTTGCACACACGGCCTACATTGGGAAGCTCTTCCTCATTGATAGAATGGAAGCAGAGGGTGACTTGAACAAAACAAGAACATAGATAGTAGAATATATGTGACTTAGAATAAAATAGCATACAAGGAgaatataaaggaaaacaaaaaaaggatcaGTGACCCAGCTGTGGATCATTCAAACTTCAGAACTAGCTCCAACCCAAGGAGTAAATCTGTAGAACAAAAATATATGCAAGTACCATTGCATGTATTACCTGAGATGGATCCTGACCTCTGTTTCTGCAGCACAGTGAATCACAACCCTGTTAATCCCCCTTTACAGACTTGAGAACCGACTGTGCTTGTTCCatgagagagggaaggaaactAGGGTGTTTATAATTAGTGTGCTGGTGAGGGGGTTTTATTGATAGCAAAAAACTTGGCTGTTCTGGAGTAGAGCTATCCAGATGACCTCTGCCTCTCATGGCTTTCTGCCTGGAGGGTCAGAGGGAGGGATTCAAGGCAGACACTGACAGAGTTTCAGATCAAATTGATCAGTGAAAGGTTTGCAGAACATTCCCACCTCCTGCAAATGGTAATGAATGAGAGTTTATCTGGCACCTAGCAGAATCAAGGGAACAGAAGGAAGACATGCTAAGTCCCTTCTCCTAGGGCCAGCCCTGGAAAAGTCTGACTTGATTAGATCATGATAGGCCAAATCCTCTACAGGTAAAAATGACAAGCACACCTCACAGGAGTTAATATTGCAAGAACTAATAGACACCCTCCTAGTTCACGGACTAGAGACTGATTCTGTGAACAGATGAGCTTATTTATACgcttatggttttatttttttcccccaccactGGGATCTAAGCCTCTGTATCAACTCACCATAAATGTTTATCATTACAGGTTTGCTCTCCTTGACTATTCCTTTTACTTCAGCTTTACAGATAAAGGATCCAGTATCATTCACATTAACTCTCATTGTTAAGTTTCTAGAATTTTTCAGTGAGATGTCTCCATTTGAATTTTTCCGTAATATAGAGAAGTTAGCTTTCCGAAAACCACTAATGCTGCAACTCAACgttaattctttattttcatcCAGGTTACTCGTAGAAGCAGACAATATTGGCTTGGGGAATAACTCTGCAAGATAAAAAGAGAACAAGTTAATTCAAATTGAGCCTAAAAGAATATGACTACCTATCTCAAAGTATATAGAACGAAGGATATACTGAAAGTTTacagtcaaggaaaaaaacaatcatgttattttaatataataatattttcagggaaaaaagaaaatatattttaaataattaaaatattaatccaCTGAGTAAAATCTAAGATGAACAGAGGTATTACCTGACACAACCACATTCAGTTTGGTGGTTTTAGATGCTCTCCCTTGCTCCACCTTACACAGGTATTCACCACTGTCCTCTAGAGTAGCTACTGCAGagtatttcaaaattttctcatcttttacaCTCTTcagtattgttttgtttttctggagtaTGATTTCAATGTCACGCATTCGGGCTACCACAGTTGAGCATTCAAACTGTATTCTGTCTCCTTCTGTAATATTACCAGAGGGCTTGGCATTCAGAGTAGGCTTTATAAATGGTTCTGCAAGAGAATACATATAAACTCATGACCCAACTTTTTAATTATAGCAAGCaaacaaatgtaaaaacaaaagctaagcaACTTACCCTTGACTGTAACAAGTGTTCTGTTGCTGTGTTCTGAGCTTTCAAATTCAAGTAATACACTTCTCTTTCCAAAgcaatcaaaatataaaatattatctccctcttcaacagaaaaattcacttcagaaaaatttctATATGGTTCATACACATGTTTTTCTTTAGGTGTTGAATTCATCTTTATCTTCCGGAAAACGAAATATAAAGGAGGTACTTCTTCTGGCAGCTCACAACGTAATTTCACAACTTCACCCTCTAAAACTTCTTTTTCCTCAGCAGTCAGGATTGGCTTGGTCATTCCTTAgaacaaaaaacaagaaaagaaatagaacatTGCACAATCCTGAAATAAACACTATCTCTGATGACTATGGTAGTAATTTATGCTAATGAACAGATGCAATAATTTGCAAGAACCGAGCTTTTGAAGACAGTTCCTTTGATATGTGGGTGCATGCCAAGGCACCTTCAGAAGAACAAAATGTCCCTCAAGAGGGTAATACAATTTCGATGCAATGTGTGAAGTGTGAAACTTGCTGTTTTGAAGGTAATACTGCTTCCTCCTCAATGTTTCCTATTGCCACTCAGAAATGAGCAAGCAAAGAAAGTAATTGTCGTGGCAACTTCTGTACCTAGAGGTGCAGGCctctgaagaaaaattacaggcCTTGCACAACCCGGTAACTATTTAATGATGAACAAATTCTTTCCAAGTTGTTTTTCCAAGGGCAAAAATGTCACTTGCAGTCAAGAACACATGGCTAGAAAAAGTATAAATGGAGGTGGCCCCTGTTCTCATAACAGGTGGAAGAACAAGACCGATACAACATTGTCTGCAAAAGTAGCCCACAGCTGATACTAGCTTTGGAAACAGCTGTCAAAAGGTGAGAATCTCTATGCATTATTTCCAGCTTTTCCAGTAATCTACCTGCTCCCCATCATGTTTATGACCTACAGGCACAAGCTTTCACAAATAATACTTCTTTAGTCTAGGGAACAGCAGCTCAGGACGGAGGGGATGGTGGCACAGGAGGCACAGATATTCCTGACTATCAGTGATCTGCCATGTAGCCTCGGGATTGTGATTTCATTTCTGTGCATTAATGGGAGGATTTACTACTGAACTCTTGTAAACTACTGTGATGTCTATGGATAGAAAACGCTTTGCAAGATACCCTATTTAGCTCTGACTATTATTACTTCCCCTGGAAGGCTGTTCTCTTCTTGTATCTTAGAAAAGTGCCATATTTGAAGGAATACTCACCTGTTACCCAAACATGTAAGGAGTTACTAGATTTTGTCTTTCCGCCTGCTTCCACAGTACATTCATACTCTCCTGTATCTGAAGATCTAGCCACAGGTATTTCATATTGTGCATCTTCTCTGTCCGATACGGTCATGAACACAGGCTTGCCATTCTTAAAAACTGTAAAGTTATGCTTCAGCTGGAAATCGGTACTTTTGCTAATATCAGCACGGCAGACAACTGACATACGAGCTCCATTCTTTACTTTGACAGATGGCTGAACCTTGATTTCAACTGTGTTGAAAGTAAAaacttgatggaaaaaaaataaagagttatatttattttcaattagTCCAACATAATACTGTTATCTCAAGCTGCTACATTTTAATCACAAAAATGAATTCATTGTGCCCTAGTAGCAGTTGTTCTAATTTTTGTGGTCAAATCTCACAGATGTTGACAGTGGTAGTAGCTTTACCTTCCACTGTACAGATATACTAGAGGCAACCACTGATTGCCACAGCGCACACTGTCCATCTGCTCAGCCTTCGCCTTGGGGGTCAGAGAATGATTAATTTGGCCATGTTCACGCCAAATCTGCTACATTCCCTAGAAGACACAGAGGACACTGGAGTAAGTTTGCAGCTACTTCTTGGTTTTCCTTATTTCTCATGGTTTGTTGTCTTCAGCTCTAATTGGCAGAAGATCTGAGAGGTGAACAAAGTTTTGTATTTAGACTTGtctgaataaactgaaaaatgaCAGTAAAACCCTGCTTAGAGTCGTATTGAACCCAAAGCCAATTCGTCTCCAATTAGCAGAAATCCCTGGAGTTATCCTGGTATTTTTTATATGAAAGTAAGGTTACGGTTATGTCATTCAGAAAATTCTACTTTAAACATGTAACTCACAAGCTTGGGATAATCTTAAATCTCTAGTTTAGGATAACTAGACCATAACAGAATATATACAGGGTCAAGTTCTGCAAGCAAACATGTACATGCCTAACTTTACATTGTTGGCAGTCCAGCAATCATATTCTCAAGAGTCCTTAGGATTCACACTCTGATTAATTCAAATACAAAATCATATGCAAAAGCAATACTTTCAATTAATTTAGATATCTTAGTCCCTGAAAAAATATACCGAATACAGTATTCAGAttaaaaacaattacaaataagcactttaagaaataaaatttatatttatagatttaatatatatatagtgcTTCTGTGTTTATAACCACAGCAATGATTAATAATTTGTAgcttaaaaatttatatttattagaaTCCTGgggtaattaatatttttattcagacaGCTAGATGAACAAGTATAGAGAAAGATTTATGAGTTCATTCACTTTCCCTTCCTTTAGAACTTACAGCTTTTGGGTATGCCCATTTTGGCCAGGATTTCTATTAGAAATTTGCTACTAGAACAGGAAAACTTTCCTGCATCTAAAGAAGTCCCTTGCCATGTACGCTTACCAGCTATTTATAAATTGTCCTTGCTGGAGAGTTTGGGGCATAAAATCAATGCAAAAATTGTAAATTTTTTTGCATGTGAATAGACTACATGACAGCAAGAAGCAAACATTTCTCCCTAGtgatggaaagaaggaagcacGCAGAGTGTCCGTGCTGGAAGTCAGCAAGATGATAACGTAAAAAGTAAACACGTTCCTTTCAGAACGCAAGTTCTGTACTCTGCTCAGACGTGACCttttcttttgcaagaaaaaaagcaagagagagtgCCCTTAatttatattctaaaatattATCCTACCTCCTTGCTTGTGGGCATGAGAGGGTTTTTAAAGACCAAAACAAAATGCTAGTAATTAAATTTCCTCTCCCATCTCTTCTCTTGTATGCCTCAGTAAAGCAAATTACTCTAGGAAAGATTTCACCAAAACATTTATTAAAGTATGAGCAGCACATCTCTCATTTAAAGACTATACCAAGAAACACCACCAagtaataccttttttttttttttttgacatggcCAAATTTTGTACTGAGCTATAGTAAAGCAAATCCAGATAAACTCTGTTATGCATGCATACCAACAACAGAAGAATtagtgaaattaattattttcaatttgtatgtgaaaaaaaaaaacctatcatTACCTACCTCTCTCTTGAGTGTCAAGTTCTGaacctggaaaaaaatgaaaataaatgttattttcaaagctTACTGACTGAGAGACAGTAATGGGAAACAGTAAAAAGtcccaacaaaccccaaacaaaccagaaacacATGTACCCACCCAGATATTTAGTTATCAGACTTACACTGCAAGAAAATCACCAGAAGAGCAAGATACATCTCGTTCCTGAAGAACAGACACTTAATTCCAAAATACAACAATATTCATCATCAGGGCTGATACCTCCAGGTTCCAAAAAAACAAGttatgttttttctgttgttgttttatgGAAACAGATAAAATTTTGCCATTAAAATTTGTAAGTTTTCCCAGATCTTCAACAGAAACTGGCTAGATCAAGTAATCGTTCCCATTACTGGAAACTGGAAGTGGCAAACAATGAGAATCTATCTGCTGCTCACAAGCAGATTACTGTTCAGGAAGTGACTGGACTTTTCCTGAGGGCGCCACCAAATGCGTTTGCTTTGTTTAATTTCTTAaggtgtattaaaaaaacaagaagTTCCAATGACATTTATCCTGCAGTTCCTGTCAATACGGGTAATTTTAAGTCACAATTAACCATTTACGAATACAAATTACGGTCGCTATTTGATCTCAGCAGATCCTTGAGCAAGTATTTCCCTTCATCCTGACATGGAGAAGTCTGTCAGGGAATATATGtacataattatttatttttaccctTTCCTCCACTTCTAGGTGGCAAAGAACAGCTTTACTGTAGGCTGcataataaatttaaattatctcAGAAGCCATAGCTAATGTTGTGTTAGACTAGCATATGGACAGGTGGACCTCTCATACTACCGCCATATATGAAAAACATGGAACTGCACAAGACTTTATTTTATGTAGTTGGGACAGTGCAAAAAACATACACAATCGTAAAACTTAAACCCCACAAGAAAGTTGGAGTTTCATTTCTCAGCAGAAATCTGAAGCTGCACTGGCCCAATCTGAAATAGAGAATACGCTGGAGCAAGAGTTAAATCTGCTAATAGCTTGAGACTGTTTGAATTCAGGCATCCCTGAGAGACCTGCTGACCTTTTCTGCATTGTTTAGTTTTTTGCAATGGTATAGGTAGCCTGACAATATGACAGCCAACCTAAATCAGGGATGATTAATTCTGCACCcaaaacactgaaagaagaaGTTGAGCAATCGTGATTAGAGGAGGAGAAGCTGCAAAACATTCTACTTCAGCATTTTGCCCTCAATTTCCACTGGTATAAATGTCTACGTAAGATACAGTAAGGAACTGATGTAAAATTCAGAACACTTGAATTACTCAACTTCCTTTAAGAAAATGGAAGGGGTTTTTCTGATTATGGATAAAAGCCTAAAGAAAGTAAGAACCCTAAAGAAAGCCTAAACACAAGTAAACCTGTAGCCATCAGCTTTGATTAGGGTGGAATTGTTCTGAAGAAGACTAGTTGTGAAGTAAAATGTAATCATTACCCAAAATCTCATTATCAGGATCAGTTTCTTGATATTCaaatggggatgggatgggagagaTGGACAGAACAAGGAAACCAAGAGGATTAGAGAGATACTGTCTTGTCCTATCTCTCCTTTTCTACTTTTCTTACTTTGGTACTATCATTTTTGTATGAATGTGCTTTTAATCTTAAAGAATCTTACAATGCAGAAGTGGCAGATTTAAGcaccaattttatttttccagaaaaaatttACTCTGTAACTTTCAGGAATTCAATGTTCAGTACCTTTCAGTTGTTCAGAATATTCCTTTCTTGGTTTATCAGTCCACTTTTAAGTCAGACTTAAGTCATTCCACTTGAGCCCTAACACTGACTCAGTCTATAAGCTTGATAAAGTGAGTTGAAATCATACCCTTCAAAAAGTGTTCGAGTTGGGTGTCCCAGAACTTCCTAAGTAGCAATTTAGTTATTCTTGACAATCGAGTGCTTGACTCTTAACCCCttactttctttcctttgtaGACAGTTAATGCTCTCGTTTACTTCCAGCAACATTTTCCAAGCTTGTTAAAACATTGCTTAAAACAATACTACATACATTCACAGACGTCTATAAATGAGACATACAGTTCTCATAAGCTTCACTGCTTatatgaaaaacttttttttttctcctggggtCAATGAAAAccgtattttttttccccaaaaaccaATAGTTTAAAACTATAAGTGCACTTTAATGCTTGTATTACACACTTAAGCATGGtattttgcaaaaggaaacaGGAGGGAAACACTCAGCCATTTAACAATGTATTGGCAATATGAACAAGCATCTATCTAGCTGTTTTGCAGGGAAGGAGTACAGAATGGCACAATAGTCGTAGCAATTAATGACTAAGAAGTGAGCTGGTTAACTAGCAATAGCATTTGTTCTGCTTAATCCAGTCTGTTTGAAATACACCACCAACAAAAGACTGTTGGTTTGGCCAGTTGCCAACAATGGTCTCCAGAGCCAGGtaaaggaaaagaggaggaggacataTGGCAGGTGGAGAACAAAGGTAGATCAACTTTTGCCATTGATAACAAAaaataggaaggaaggaaggaaggagatttcccccttccccttttccccatAAAAGAATTCAGCAGGATGTACAAAGCCCAGCAAAACCACACCAGTCTTTCCCACAGAGGGGACAAAGGCTCTCCTCTTAGCcacagagagggaagaagaaagcaagtGAAGGCAAATATCCTTCAGAGTGAACCAATATGGTTGAGTTCAGAACCAGGCTAGTTACAAACTGAGGTGGAAAGGCCAGCTTTTAGGATGAACTAGATCGGGAGTAAGGTTTAATGGTGCCAAAACCTGAGGCTGTTGTGAGATGTCACTCCCAAGTGAAGGATGTTCCATAAAATCTCACAGGCCAATTAGACTGTCATATTCTTGATAAATCCTCAACATTGCCCTGGAGAGTAAAATCTAGCTGATATTCACCAAAATCCAAGAAGTAAATTCAACTGCAGGAATTTAAGCCAAAATATCATGACACTTGGGAGAAAAGCATTTCAAACACAAAAGAATGGCTTGGGACCATCTTACATTGTTAAACTGAAAATCAGATGAACTTCAAGAGTTTAAACTTAAAAGTACCTGTGCCAGTAATACAGCTGCATATTTTCCTAAGTCATCTTATTCTAATCTCTCAAGatatgtttttctgaaatatgtaagATCAGACAAAGTTATCCTAATATACATTATATAAAGTACTCTATTCCATCCCTATTACATTTGTGGGAAAATTAGGATTGACCTCAAAGATGCAACACACCTTCTGAAGCAGACAGAACAGTCATTACCATCTGACGCAATGACCTTTGAAACCTACGGGAATCATTACATTTAATCTACTGCCCAATGAATCGGACCCTTACACATTAAAGCTGTGCTCATCTGGGAATTCACGACCCCTGTTTCTGCTGGCTGGGTCCCCTGCTACTTGCTTACATATGACATTTCCTAAAAACCATCCGCTCTGTCATCTGAACTGAGCTTTGCCTAAAGTCAGAGGCAAAGCCTATTTTCCAAATAAGGGCAAAATGCTGAATAAGGTTTTCAAATTTTTCCCTCTGCAAATACAATGTTTTCAGCCAGTCCCTTATGACAGGAAAGGAAGCTAGGAGTTCACACCACActtcagctgtttgttttcatttgctctCCAGCTGGCTGGCATGACAGTAAAGAGCACACCACAGCGCCGATCTTTAGGGCTGACATCTCACTTCCTCACAGAACACACGCTGATTCCAGTGAATCTTCTGGGGCCCCTGAACTTTGTCTCCCGGTCTCAAATGCCCAGTTCCTGGTGGGAgtttcactttcttcagaaaagatGAAGTCTCTCACGGGTTTACCAGCAAAACATTTCTCTTAACACAACATCCTGGGGTCATCAAATCTTGTCCCTGATAATGGAGGCTCCACAGAATTTCTGGTATAGgttcactgattttaaaaacagttaattGCTATAGAGGTCTATCTACAAATATTTGGTATTTTCTAAAGTTtacttaaaaatttataaaaattcaGAGATCTGTGTCTATCTATACTGAAGTCAACACAGTAACTAAATCAAGAATGGAAAAGCAGCTCTGATTTCTAATCCTCCAATCCCTGACATGTAAAATTGTTTAATCGTTTTGGTTCCTTACAGCTTAATTATCACCTCGTGTTTCAGTATACTCATAGATTATAGAATTATAACAAACATTGCTGTTTTCACAAGTCTAGACAAATCCCTGGTGAGCTGGGAATGAACTGAATTTGCTCTACATATATTTTCAAGTAAATTGTCTTCTCTTGAATGTGGGACATTTGCATCATTTGTCTTTATTATAAAAATGTCTCTTTATACCTCCctagagaagaataaaaaataattttatcccTGGATTTGAATATTTACAaagaacattaaagaaaataactttttttttccagaagtctaGAAGTTCTACAAATTACAGACTCTAGACTGCCGAAAGTTTGTGCTTCTCACAATAAATTGCATTTCACAATGGCACCATCTACTGGGAGATGATCACGACAGCGAAGCACACTGTCGttccctcccttctctctcaATTACTGATATCCAACACCTGCACCAAATGGCACTCTAAATTAGATCTGGAAAAGTAACTGAAGGAACCAAGAAGCTGATAATGAGAGAACATCACTGAGGCTTTCACGCTGAAATCCTTCTTTTGAATACAACAGGAGTTAATTATTACTTTTTGGCTTCCTTACCGATACGGTGCAACATTGAAAAGAACACTAGGAATCTGAAGTCTTGACTTGTATTTCACGTAGCACACACTTCCACATACGTTAGAAATTAATTCAGTCAAAAGGAGAGAAATGCGTTCTTTCAGAGTTGTGAAATCTATTTGTTGGTTTATATTATGATTGTGATCTCCAATACCACCTCTCAAACTTCCTCTGTTCCAGTAGTGTGCCTAAGTGACTGATTCTGCATCTTGAGGACATTTTTAACTGCTGTCTTCTACCGGGTCAGCAAGTTCCTCAGTTTAGAAACAGACATCACGGACTGTGTCACTAGCACACACTGTGCTTACCTGGCAACATACCACAATTTGCACTTGTTTTGCTTAACATCCAGCATTTCTGGATGCAGCAGATAAACAGCCTCAAGCTCTGCAATA is a genomic window containing:
- the PECAM1 gene encoding platelet endothelial cell adhesion molecule isoform X8, coding for MYLALLVIFLQCSELDTQERVFTFNTVEIKVQPSVKVKNGARMSVVCRADISKSTDFQLKHNFTVFKNGKPVFMTVSDREDAQYEIPVARSSDTGEYECTVEAGGKTKSSNSLHVWVTGMTKPILTAEEKEVLEGEVVKLRCELPEEVPPLYFVFRKIKMNSTPKEKHVYEPYRNFSEVNFSVEEGDNILYFDCFGKRSVLLEFESSEHSNRTLVTVKEPFIKPTLNAKPSGNITEGDRIQFECSTVVARMRDIEIILQKNKTILKSVKDEKILKYSAVATLEDSGEYLCKVEQGRASKTTKLNVVVSELFPKPILSASTSNLDENKELTLSCSISGFRKANFSILRKNSNGDISLKNSRNLTMRVNVNDTGSFICKAEVKGIVKESKPVMINIYAPVSKPTLSVVSGLPEVVLGKPLRLICRSAMGTPPITFRFHKGNEVKTIVTNDTYATFLDENIRQNDKKGYKCDARNNHSSGMKTSNILNITIIVPIRSASLGSIPYGEVEDGRETTFLCSVKEGSWPIHFRIFRKTDHEVLLFETSENADRIVWRKKAMNRQDTGTYYCMASNRANVDVKSHPITISVILAVWQKGVIAASVLIPIAGAVTFASWWFLCKKKKAKGPSMEMSGSALATNLTSEKLTRQHNDGDYYSGSGYIEDSENHMKSTDETKENTRAS
- the PECAM1 gene encoding platelet endothelial cell adhesion molecule isoform X10, with translation MYLALLVIFLQCSELDTQERVFTFNTVEIKVQPSVKVKNGARMSVVCRADISKSTDFQLKHNFTVFKNGKPVFMTVSDREDAQYEIPVARSSDTGEYECTVEAGGKTKSSNSLHVWVTGMTKPILTAEEKEVLEGEVVKLRCELPEEVPPLYFVFRKIKMNSTPKEKHVYEPYRNFSEVNFSVEEGDNILYFDCFGKRSVLLEFESSEHSNRTLVTVKEPFIKPTLNAKPSGNITEGDRIQFECSTVVARMRDIEIILQKNKTILKSVKDEKILKYSAVATLEDSGEYLCKVEQGRASKTTKLNVVVSELFPKPILSASTSNLDENKELTLSCSISGFRKANFSILRKNSNGDISLKNSRNLTMRVNVNDTGSFICKAEVKGIVKESKPVMINIYAPVSKPTLSVVSGLPEVVLGKPLRLICRSAMGTPPITFRFHKGNEVKTIVTNDTYATFLDENIRQNDKKGYKCDARNNHSSGMKTSNILNITIIVPIRSASLGSIPYGEVEDGRETTFLCSVKEGSWPIHFRIFRKTDHEVLLFETSENADRIVWRKKAMNRQDTGTYYCMASNRANVDVKSHPITISVILAVWQKGVIAASVLIPIAGAVTFASWWFLCKKKKAKGPSMEMSGYYSKNHLD
- the PECAM1 gene encoding platelet endothelial cell adhesion molecule isoform X1, whose product is MYLALLVIFLQCSELDTQERVFTFNTVEIKVQPSVKVKNGARMSVVCRADISKSTDFQLKHNFTVFKNGKPVFMTVSDREDAQYEIPVARSSDTGEYECTVEAGGKTKSSNSLHVWVTGMTKPILTAEEKEVLEGEVVKLRCELPEEVPPLYFVFRKIKMNSTPKEKHVYEPYRNFSEVNFSVEEGDNILYFDCFGKRSVLLEFESSEHSNRTLVTVKEPFIKPTLNAKPSGNITEGDRIQFECSTVVARMRDIEIILQKNKTILKSVKDEKILKYSAVATLEDSGEYLCKVEQGRASKTTKLNVVVSELFPKPILSASTSNLDENKELTLSCSISGFRKANFSILRKNSNGDISLKNSRNLTMRVNVNDTGSFICKAEVKGIVKESKPVMINIYAPVSKPTLSVVSGLPEVVLGKPLRLICRSAMGTPPITFRFHKGNEVKTIVTNDTYATFLDENIRQNDKKGYKCDARNNHSSGMKTSNILNITIIVPIRSASLGSIPYGEVEDGRETTFLCSVKEGSWPIHFRIFRKTDHEVLLFETSENADRIVWRKKAMNRQDTGTYYCMASNRANVDVKSHPITISVILAVWQKGVIAASVLIPIAGAVTFASWWFLCKKKKAKGPSMEMSGSALATNLTSEKLTRQHNDGDYYSGSGYIEDSENHMKSTDETKGPDLESAEVEYTEVEVSTLDPHRAPVQKGTETVYSEIRKANNDSVENRHSRIQGHPDAT
- the PECAM1 gene encoding platelet endothelial cell adhesion molecule isoform X7; the encoded protein is MYLALLVIFLQCSELDTQERVFTFNTVEIKVQPSVKVKNGARMSVVCRADISKSTDFQLKHNFTVFKNGKPVFMTVSDREDAQYEIPVARSSDTGEYECTVEAGGKTKSSNSLHVWVTGMTKPILTAEEKEVLEGEVVKLRCELPEEVPPLYFVFRKIKMNSTPKEKHVYEPYRNFSEVNFSVEEGDNILYFDCFGKRSVLLEFESSEHSNRTLVTVKEPFIKPTLNAKPSGNITEGDRIQFECSTVVARMRDIEIILQKNKTILKSVKDEKILKYSAVATLEDSGEYLCKVEQGRASKTTKLNVVVSELFPKPILSASTSNLDENKELTLSCSISGFRKANFSILRKNSNGDISLKNSRNLTMRVNVNDTGSFICKAEVKGIVKESKPVMINIYAPVSKPTLSVVSGLPEVVLGKPLRLICRSAMGTPPITFRFHKGNEVKTIVTNDTYATFLDENIRQNDKKGYKCDARNNHSSGMKTSNILNITIIVPIRSASLGSIPYGEVEDGRETTFLCSVKEGSWPIHFRIFRKTDHEVLLFETSENADRIVWRKKAMNRQDTGTYYCMASNRANVDVKSHPITISVILAVWQKGVIAASVLIPIAGAVTFASWWFLCKKKKAKGPSMEMSGSALATNLTSEKLTRQHNDGDYYSGSGYIEDSENHMKSTDETKDSVENRHSRIQGHPDAT
- the PECAM1 gene encoding platelet endothelial cell adhesion molecule isoform X9 codes for the protein MYLALLVIFLQCSELDTQERVFTFNTVEIKVQPSVKVKNGARMSVVCRADISKSTDFQLKHNFTVFKNGKPVFMTVSDREDAQYEIPVARSSDTGEYECTVEAGGKTKSSNSLHVWVTGMTKPILTAEEKEVLEGEVVKLRCELPEEVPPLYFVFRKIKMNSTPKEKHVYEPYRNFSEVNFSVEEGDNILYFDCFGKRSVLLEFESSEHSNRTLVTVKEPFIKPTLNAKPSGNITEGDRIQFECSTVVARMRDIEIILQKNKTILKSVKDEKILKYSAVATLEDSGEYLCKVEQGRASKTTKLNVVVSELFPKPILSASTSNLDENKELTLSCSISGFRKANFSILRKNSNGDISLKNSRNLTMRVNVNDTGSFICKAEVKGIVKESKPVMINIYAPVSKPTLSVVSGLPEVVLGKPLRLICRSAMGTPPITFRFHKGNEVKTIVTNDTYATFLDENIRQNDKKGYKCDARNNHSSGMKTSNILNITIIVPIRSASLGSIPYGEVEDGRETTFLCSVKEGSWPIHFRIFRKTDHEVLLFETSENADRIVWRKKAMNRQDTGTYYCMASNRANVDVKSHPITISVILAVWQKGVIAASVLIPIAGAVTFASWWFLCKKKKAKGPSMEMSGFPCSASKQVHKKLGSSMARRADPN